In a single window of the Nodularia spumigena CCY9414 genome:
- a CDS encoding DUF1995 family protein produces the protein MPELPNSLEQAIAQSRIATQAALADGYTRLQVDFLFPELKLMPVAEQFLSLFTEYDSRLKIFFPDAGGAALANRDWAGTPFKILDIGTGRVASIQSKIQPEDEIFLFIAPTSVEVPQVEKLCENIGDRPFVMLNPRLEDSGVVGIGYTARQTRQRFISTLESCYYLRPVDDTTAVFRCYPGLWEVWVEINGEYQKVAELPKRPTGDELDVIVMQGQPQTGTDAAPAKKPSVFKSLQRFFKALSS, from the coding sequence ATGCCTGAACTTCCCAACAGTCTTGAACAAGCGATCGCTCAATCTCGTATAGCTACCCAAGCAGCCCTTGCAGATGGCTACACACGCTTACAAGTTGATTTTTTGTTCCCAGAACTTAAACTTATGCCGGTGGCGGAACAATTTTTATCTTTGTTTACAGAATATGATTCTCGCCTGAAAATTTTCTTTCCTGATGCTGGTGGTGCAGCTTTGGCTAACCGTGATTGGGCTGGTACACCATTTAAAATTTTGGATATCGGTACAGGGAGGGTGGCCTCCATACAGTCGAAAATTCAGCCAGAAGATGAAATTTTCCTATTTATTGCTCCGACTTCTGTAGAGGTTCCCCAAGTGGAAAAGCTATGTGAAAATATAGGCGATCGCCCTTTTGTGATGTTAAATCCTCGCCTGGAAGATTCTGGTGTGGTGGGTATTGGTTATACAGCCAGGCAAACCCGCCAGCGTTTTATTAGTACTCTGGAATCTTGTTACTACCTGCGTCCTGTAGATGATACCACGGCTGTATTTCGCTGCTATCCCGGATTATGGGAAGTATGGGTAGAAATAAACGGCGAGTATCAAAAAGTTGCGGAATTACCGAAAAGACCCACGGGTGATGAGTTGGATGTAATTGTGATGCAAGGACAACCACAAACAGGGACAGATGCTGCACCTGCGAAAAAGCCCAGTGTGTTCAAGAGTTTGCAACGGTTTTTTAAGGCGTTGAGTAGCTAA
- a CDS encoding RRXRR domain-containing protein — protein sequence MPTKPSRARRWMKKGKAVGKFNKLGIFYVQLVIMSKLLKAIKHIEVGLVATPKNKFLSLTKTGNG from the coding sequence ATGCCAACTAAACCAAGTCGTGCTAGACGTTGGATGAAAAAAGGTAAAGCAGTTGGTAAATTCAACAAATTAGGTATTTTTTATGTTCAGTTGGTGATTATGTCGAAGCTACTCAAGGCAATAAAACATATAGAGGTTGGGTTAGTGGCGACACCGAAAAACAAGTTTCTGTCTCTGACCAAAACTGGAAACGGTTAG
- a CDS encoding succinate--CoA ligase subunit beta — protein sequence MDLLEYQVKEWFGKIGIPVLPSQRIDHPTDLKRLKIRYPIVLKSQVYTGERAKAGGVRFVETTIDAIAAAQTIFNLPIWGELPEVLLAESKYIGEQEFYLAVVLDTAVCRPVLLGSTEPDIDWESAGEKMHHVVVEQEFSPFYARRLALKMGLKGTLMQSVSSVVEKMYQLFVQKDLDLVEINPLAVSASGQVMALNGKVSINERAIGRHRDLAEIAVKIANRQSRSSVNGHLGDWDGLELHGKIGILGNGTGSIMATLDLVTSAGGKAGSCLNLRHALVTDVSPTTFCSRLAKGLNILAADKSIQVILLNLLGSVPQTEEVAQIISNFVQHDKSEIKSPTVRPSSKTRRESHFPPLVVRITGSEFDVAKDFLATLNTQADALTVVENLDEAVAAAVRLAKPIAYKKA from the coding sequence ATGGATTTATTGGAGTACCAAGTTAAAGAATGGTTTGGGAAAATAGGCATTCCCGTATTGCCTTCCCAACGAATTGACCATCCTACAGATTTGAAACGGTTAAAAATTCGCTATCCGATTGTACTCAAGTCGCAGGTATATACGGGCGAAAGAGCAAAGGCTGGTGGAGTCAGGTTTGTAGAAACTACAATTGATGCGATCGCTGCGGCGCAAACGATCTTTAATTTGCCGATTTGGGGCGAATTACCAGAAGTTTTACTGGCAGAATCTAAGTATATTGGTGAACAAGAATTTTATCTAGCAGTAGTTTTAGATACAGCTGTTTGTAGACCAGTGCTTTTAGGTTCCACAGAACCCGATATTGATTGGGAATCCGCAGGAGAGAAAATGCATCATGTTGTAGTTGAACAAGAATTTTCTCCTTTCTATGCGCGGCGACTGGCGTTAAAAATGGGATTGAAAGGTACATTAATGCAGTCTGTCAGCTCGGTTGTCGAGAAAATGTACCAGTTATTTGTACAGAAAGATTTAGACTTGGTGGAAATTAATCCCTTGGCTGTGAGTGCGTCAGGTCAAGTGATGGCTCTCAATGGTAAAGTCAGTATCAACGAACGCGCCATTGGTCGCCATCGGGACTTAGCGGAAATAGCCGTCAAAATAGCTAACCGTCAGAGCAGAAGTTCCGTCAACGGTCACTTAGGCGATTGGGATGGTTTAGAATTACACGGTAAAATTGGCATTCTGGGTAATGGTACTGGTTCAATAATGGCTACCTTAGATTTAGTCACTAGTGCTGGTGGTAAAGCGGGAAGTTGTCTGAATCTGCGCCATGCTTTGGTTACAGATGTTTCACCGACGACTTTTTGCTCACGCCTAGCCAAAGGTTTAAACATCCTCGCAGCAGATAAAAGCATTCAAGTCATACTGCTGAACCTTCTGGGTAGTGTACCTCAGACTGAGGAAGTAGCCCAAATCATTAGCAATTTTGTCCAGCACGACAAAAGCGAAATCAAATCACCAACTGTCAGACCTAGCAGCAAAACCCGCCGAGAGTCTCATTTTCCGCCCTTGGTTGTCCGGATTACTGGTTCGGAATTCGATGTTGCTAAGGATTTTTTAGCCACATTAAATACTCAAGCTGATGCTCTGACAGTAGTAGAAAATTTAGATGAGGCTGTAGCA